From Nostoc punctiforme PCC 73102:
TCACCCTCATCAACTGTTTTGACTTCTCCACCTGAAACTGAATTTTCAACTAACAACAAAGTGGGATTACCCTGTTCTACAAGCTCTGGTGTTTGATTAACGATCGCTTCCTTGGAAGAAAATTCATTTTGAGCGACGGGCGCGGCGGAACCAGTACCTTCATCACAGTCCCTCGGCTCAACGCCACAATCCTGGTTTTCAGGCAACAGCGAAGTGGGATTACTTTGTGCAGCATCCACAAGCGCTAGCGATGTACAGTCATTCGCCGTAGGCGAGTCTTTCTCATTCTCTGACACGCTTTGAACAAACTGAGGCGACGCGCCCCCCAAGGGCGCATGAGCCGTCTCTTCAACTTGCAAAATCTCATTTAGCGTGTTAGAGACACAGCTAACGAACTCTTTTGAAGAGTTCGTTAGCTGTTCCTGAGCAGTTTGTGAGGTTTCCTGAAACCCTTGCTCTGACTGATTTTGACCTGAAATAGATGCTTTATACGAAGCACCTATCTCTTCACAGCCAGCATCTATCTCTGAAATCTCAGCATTTGGTTCTTGTTTTTCAGCATCTGGTTTTGGTGACGCAGAATTAGCTTTTTCCCAAAATTCCTTCATCCGACTGCCATGCAAATTTTTCACCATCCAGCTAGCCGTTTCTCGGCCGTCTTGAATTGACTTGTCGGGTTTGAAAATGAATAGCCCACTGTCAGCTAGAATTTTCTTCGCAGAGATAAAAGTACTGTATCCTAAAGCTGAGGTCAAAGACATCCACCGAGAACCATAAGGATCAGCCGTCCAGCATTCCTGCCACAATTGTGTAACTGATGGTTTTTGCTGCGATGCCCACAGCATATCTTGTATGGGAATAATCACATGAAGTTTTTTATACGGGGATTCCTTCTTGCTAGCAGCAGCCTTTTTGGGTTTGGGACGAGTAATAGTTGCAGTCATTGTACAATCTCCTGTTTATGTTGACGCACGGAATTTTCCCTACAACGATTGCAGGGCTTGGTATTTGTATTTAGTTGTCTAAAAAGTTACTAATTCAGTGGAAGCCTATTGAGGTTGCCAGAATCGCAACTCATCTCGGAAATACCTATCAGTTTTTTTTGATTGCTCCTTCCAGCAATCCCATGCAACCACTACTTCCTCGCCTAAATCCTCTACAACCTCGCCCCTCTCGACATACAAAGTACGATACGGGTCAGCGTGGGCAACGATAGAACCAACGCCAATGGTGTCTGGTTGAGAAGATGCGTTCTGGAGTGCGGTAATAAAATCAGTCTCTTGGGTGGTCAATTCCGCCCAATAGTCCTGTTTAATCACTTCATACTCTTGGGCAACATTCCAAAAGTCCTCCCAGCTACACCCAGACTGTGCAAGTACCCGCCGAATGTCACTAACCGCCTGGGGTAGTAGTTGTAATTGTTCAGCGCGGTAAGCGATCGCGGATTGTGTAGGTTCACTCCCCAAGATTATCGCCGCAGCTTCGAGCGCTTGAGTATTGTTCATGGCACTGGCGAGATTCTTCAACGCCATACCCATCAACCGTAAGCATTCGGTGGCATTCTCTTTGGGTGGTTCTTGGGCCAGCGATCGCAAATCAATGGTTTTCTCTAACGCCTGTTTTACCTGCTTGTTCAACGCTTTGGTCGCTTGCTGGGTCATCGTATTTCCCCACTGCTGAACCGGATGCTGTTGTACGGCGCGTTCTAGTTCCTGAATGCGCTGCTGGAGTTGTTGATTCTCAGTCTCAAGCTTTCTCAACCCCTCCATTTCATCCAGCCGTTGCTGTAACTGGATGTTTTGCTCTTTCTGCTGCTTGTACAGTTGCTGCAAGGATTGGATTTGTTCTTGTACCTGGGCTTCGGCTTTTGCCCCTGCTTCTGCTTGTAGCCCAATCCTCAATTCGTTGGAAAGTCGCTCTAACTCTTGCTGATGCTGTTTTTTAATTTGGGCAATTGCTTCAGTATACTCTGGTGGATAATTCTGCTCTCTGGGGAATGGAACGCTTGGGGCATCCAAATCAGCATTGTTGATCAACAACCTCTCACCATCAGCAAAGGTGACAATCTGCTGCCAATGGTTTGGTGCGTCTGCTTCAATCACTCCTGATTCACCATAACGAGGATGTTCTGGTAATGAGACAGTCACAGAATTACACAATTGCGTTTTGGGGTTTTCGCTTTTTGTGGAGTGTTTAGTTGTTGGTGCGACTTGCTGCACTGCTTTGGCGAAATCGGCGGCGGTAGGGAAAGGTTTTTCTTTTGCTGCGATCGCAACAGCTTCGTGTAACTTGTCGGGAGTTTTGACCAGTCGGAGTAAGGATCGTGTCTGGGATGGTTTAGTAATCTTCTCTCTTAGTTCTTCTGGTAGGGTATCAACTACTTTCTTCGCAGATAGCAAATCTCTGACCCGGCGATATCCCCCATGCTTGGTTAGCTCTTTTTCACAATAATCTTCAAAACTGACATAACCAGCATCAGAGTAATAGCCGTTATCGCGCATCAGACGCAGTTCTTCTATTGCTTGCCACTCGAACCGGTCAATGGCGGTGAGGGTTTCCTGAATGCTGGTGTTGACAACACTGTAATCGAGTGCTGATGTTTGTTCTCTTTCTAGTGTCAGCATATCTCTTGCTCACTATGGTAAATGCTTGAAAGTTGGGGTGTTGCAGTTTAACCAAAGTGAACTGAGGAGATACTGAAGGGTGTTTGCACAAAAATGTGTCAGCATTATAATTAGCTCACTTTGTCGTTAACGGATTGAGCAGGCGATCGCTAACTTTGGACGGTGGGCGATCGCTTCTAGTTGTTGTGCTATTTATCTAAAGATAATTTCAGTAGTTACTCCGATTTTTAGTTACAAAAATACAATTACTACACTTGTATACTAATGAGGCAATAACTTTTGCTTTATGCTAACCGCATCATTAGTAGAAAATTTATTCCATCTCTTGCACTAAAGCAGCTTTAACCTCGGCATCAAAATTTACACCAAGGGCATCAGAAAGCTTACGCAAAGTTTCACGCGGTAAAGACTTTGCATCTTCTGTTTCTATACGATAGAGGTTGCCAACACTCATACCAGCTTGAGCTGCTACCCAAGTTGGGGATAGTCCCTTGGACTCTCTAATCTCTCTAATCCGAGTGCCTAGACCAGGCAAATCAACCGACAGAGTAACTTGCATTAAGTTCATAACTTCACTTCTCCATTAATGTAAGCAAATCATAGCGCTTCTTTCCTCCGTTTTCAAGCTTTACTTATTCAGCTTTACTTATTCAGTGAGACTTTACAAGTATAGCTTAATAAGCTATACTGTAAGAATAGGGCAAAGGAAAGCAAACTGCCTGCACCCGGACGCAATAAAGGGTTTGCAGTATCTGAACTTTGACAGCAATCCAGAGTCACAGCTTGAGGAGCAACCGAGGCACTGGCAACACCAGAGAAGGCGAGGGGTACACAGCCGGAAATGGATATTGCACTGAATAAGAAATCACCAGCAGGACGACAGACGGCATTTGAAGCGTTTGAAGTCGTACACGTCGCCTGATACGCTGTATCTCCTGTTTTGGTATCACTCAAATGCCACTGGCTTTGAGTCACGAATATATGGCTACGCCAAATCTTTTTGAGAGCGTTGTCCTAAACCACAACGTTGTTTGCACACATAACAAAGACGACCGCTACTGTCTGCAAAACTCAGCGATCGCCTTTTATCCAACTGAATGGAGATCAATATTATGCCTTATACAACACATACACAGCAAGCAATTCCTAGTTCTTCTCGTGACGAGCAAGCCCTAGCTCAAGCGGAACTCGACAGCCACCTCGAATCTCAAGCCCAAGCTATAGCTCCAACCCAAGATCCTCTCACCAGCAGAGATCGCCGCATCATTGGCGAGATTATCGAAGTTGAACCCGAATCAGTCCGCACTATCTGGATTGAAGGCGGAATCACCGTATGGGTGCAGCTAGTCAGTGGCGGACGGCTTCCCTTCGATCGCAACTGGTTCGCCAAAAGAGTTGCAGAGGTGAAAACGACCCTCCCAGAAACACCCCTGGAGCGCAACGAGCGATTAAGTGATGAATTGGAGGAAGCTTGCGCTGTTTTTGGTCTGTACCACGGTGAGATAGATTGGCTCAGTTTCAGCACCAAACTCTACAGAGACGGGCATTTGGTCGGCTTCGTCGGGTGTAATCACCAAGGTTGGTACGCACGACCAAGACAATACGGAGTAAATCGGGTTGCTGGCAATGCAAAAGATGTGATTGCATTGCTGGGAGTCCGAACGGCAGTAGCGGCGTAAGTGGCTGTTGTGAGAAAGGCGATTGCTTCCCCAAGACAAGAGCAATCGCCTCCAAAGCTCAATCGCTGCTTTAGAAATAACAATCATTACACAAAGTACAGCAAGTAACCTCTCACTTGAAGTAGGTAATTCTCAAGAGAGAATTCTCCTACCTGCTACAGATGCGAATGCAGAGGTGTAATAAATCCTGGTACTGGAAGTGAGAAAGGCGATTGCATACCAAGAGAAATGTAATCGCCACCCAAACGAAATTAGACAATCCAAATCATCACACACAGAATATGATTACCACACTTTCTCTTCAACATACGGAGTTAGAAGAGTCTCTTGACAAGATACTCCTGCCTCCAACCGACCCTAATGCAGAGGTACAAGAAATTCCTCCCTACAAACTCGTATACGTGAACGGAGCTTGCCCCAGAATTTATCGGGTGTACAAGGGTAATTCAATGATTGGAGTGATATTTCAATACATCACCCACTGGTCTAACGGAGTCGATTCTCTTCGATACGCCGAGTCGGTTGATGCAGCAGTTGGACTAGACCAATTTATGAAGGTGGCAAGGGTATCAAAAGCGACTATGGAACAACTAGCCAGGGAAGAGGAATTACTCGATAAAGAATTTGATGTGCTAAGTGAAAGATTGGTTGCAGCGTAAGGAAACGGGTGGGCAGGATAGACCCACCTGTGTGGCAAGGAGCAAACCTAAATTTTATCCAAATAGAACACCACAATTCATCGGATAAATCAATGGAACCGATAGAAATACTACAAGCATTCAACTCGTGCTACCAGAATATTCAGACGATTGCCCAAGATGAAAACTGGCTCTTGTTAATTGCTAACAAGAAGATTGACCCAGAAGCAGCAACACACTTGGGTGATGTTCTGCACTATTTGGATCAAGCGATGGGTTGTGTTGAAGAAATTGTCGAGGTCAAGTTCAATCAGGAGGCAGAATAATGCAACCAACAATCACCATTCCACACGGTTGGGAATACCCCCGCTTTACTTTAGGACAACGTATAGAACAAGGAATGATTATCGGCATGAAGTATTACCCAATCGATAGTCTTTTAGCTTATGAATACGATGAAGGCTGGCGTTATTTAGTCATGCCTGACATGAATTCCATTGAAGAGGAAAATCACTTAGAGAACGAGATTAAATTGCTCAAACCGCAGGAATTGAAAACACTTCTAGAAGCAGAGATTAAAAAGCGATTATATCAAATCGAAGTGCTGAAATACGAGTTAAAAACAATTCCTGGAATTGTTATAAAGAGTTCAGAAGTCAGAATTCAGGAGTCAGAATCAAGACGCTCTTAGATTCGCTACCAGTCTGGAATTCAGACCTATGACTGAATTGTTGCACCACTAAAACTTCAATTTGATGGGGATGCAAAAACGCCGACTATTCAGACGTTTTTTCGGTCACAATACCTTTCCTATATTCTGACTCCTGACTCCTGACTCCTGAATTCTGTTGATAAATAGCTAAGTCGAACACTATCCAGTATCAACGCAATCTTTAACAACAAAAACGCAACTATGGAAACCATCAAAATCAACAACAGTGTCTTTCTCATTCCACCCAGCCAACCGAAACTACAAGCGAATTGCGCTAAGGAATATGGTCAATTCTTACTCGATTGTCCTCCAAAACTCACAATTCTAGAAGCACAAGCTGGAGGATATCTCAAAGGTAACAAGGCTGATTTTGCGATGGCGTACCCGCCCGCCGTAGGCGATCGCAATCTCTCGTCCAGACCGTGCCTTGACCATCAACGAGAACTTTACTAACGAACCATTCACTGAACTGTGGGTGATTCCGGTAGCTGGCGGACTCAAAGACCAGTTCAAGGGGCCAGCCTCCATGCTGCTTTCTTTCCTGATCCACCGCCGCAGTAAAGACAATTTTGCTGGATTGTACAACCACTTCGCCCATCGTGCCTTTCAGCAGTGGTGTGAGGAAGGGATGCCCGGAGATCCCAAAGAGTTCTGTTATCAGGCGATCGCATCTGTCCTCAAGAACTACATATTCGCTGCTGAATTTCAAAAGGTCGAAGGTGCGCTTGGA
This genomic window contains:
- a CDS encoding helix-turn-helix domain-containing protein, whose amino-acid sequence is MNLMQVTLSVDLPGLGTRIREIRESKGLSPTWVAAQAGMSVGNLYRIETEDAKSLPRETLRKLSDALGVNFDAEVKAALVQEME